The Arachis ipaensis cultivar K30076 chromosome B10, Araip1.1, whole genome shotgun sequence DNA window CATGTAGAGAGATCCCATCATCCTTccatctattaattattattaatatattaataataaatacagTTATTAAAAGTTTTAGCTTCTAGTTCTTTACTCTTCCCTGCATTCCCGAACCATCAATAGCAATAAGCATTTAAGAACCATAAGATATTTTACCTAAAGTAGCACTCTAAAACTGTTTGAATTACAATCCAAATGGTATAAAGTttagaaaaattttcaaatgttCTCACTATTACAGGCTTACAGCAACCCGCAGCAACCCATTGATCTCAACATAGATAATTAGACACAGTGATacacaataaacaaaatcaaCAGCAGAAAGGTTGGAATCAAGAATATCAGAATCAAATCACAGATTAACTGATTAACTAACAAACTAAAACCACAATTacagttacaaaaataaaaaataccttcGAGGGTAGGGCTGCGCGATGGAACAGAGCTGACGCCGCTGAAGGACTGGAGCGCGGTGGAACAGAGCTGGCGCGGCGGGACAGTGGCTGCGCGATGGAGACACGAGGCGCGGCGGGATAGTGGCTTCGAAGTTCAATCGGTGGCGGAGACCACGGTAGTGGGGAAGGCCGCTTCCAGAAGTTGCGACGGCGGCGATAACAGGGCGGTGGCTGGACGGAAGTGAGGGAATGAGGAAGGAGGAGTGAGTGGGTGAGGTCGTGAGGCATGaaacaaaacgacgccgtttgggAAAATTTTGAAGAACGGCCGGGTCCCCGTTCGGTTCGACTGACCGGCTCCCGGTCGGTTCGGTGGTTCATCAGCGGTTCTCAAATTTGGCGGTTATAGTTTTTAACCGAAACCTCGTCGGTTCACGGTTCGACCGGACGGTTcgaaccggttttcagaaccttggttttTTGGCTTTTTCAACTATACATCTAACTGTAGAAACATTGGGGACTGGGGAGAGGGTGAAAAGAAATGGTTACTACTACTATGTTGTCTGTCCCGAACATGAGAACACTGGAAACAAGGTTGGGGGCAGGGTCTTACCTTGCTCAACCTTGTTTTTGGTGCAGCTGCAACTTCAATCCCACAGTTTCATTGTCAGTAGTATCATGTAAAATTCAAAAGCCTGCCACAGGACTTACTACCAAGAAAACGAAGCTTAATTCTTCAGACTCATTGAATCAAACAGTTGGTGGGCACaacaaggagaagaagaaaagagtgtTCTTTTTAGATGTTAATCCACTCTGTTACGAAGGAAGCAAACCTAGCTTGCACTCTTTTCTTCGATGGCTCTCTCTTTTCCTCTCCCAAGTCAGCCTTACTGACCCTGTCATTGCTGTAAGACTCTGTAACATTCTCTTTCTGCCTTAAATTTTGGTTCTGCTGTTGCCCCCATGAATTGAATTGATTATGGTTTGTTTCAATATTTGTATATAAGGTTAAAACTACTTGACAAATTTCGTTAATCCAATTGTGATAACCCTTTGAGATTTATCTCATGATTAAGCAGGTTGTTGACGGAGAAAGAGGTAGTGAGCATCGTAGACAATTACTACCTTCTTATAAAGCACAGAGAACAAAGTTCATGAGACACTTATCATCTTCACAGAGACTTTCAAAAGGCTATGTTGGCAAGTCCTATCAAGTTATCAGCGATGTTCTTCGAAAATGCAATGTGCCTGTGAGTTTTTATTCTCATGAACAATATGCTTTGTGTCTATATATGCCTTAGTATTTGATTATTTACTTTACTTTGATTCAATCACATTATTCATTAGTGCAAGATGAAAGCATGCAGATTATAAAAGTCGATGGCCATGAAGCCGATGATGTTGTGGCTACACTTGCAGGACAAGTTCTCGATAAAGGATTTCGAGTGGTGATAGCCTCCCCTGATAAGGATTTCAAACAGCTTATCTCTGAAGATGTGCAAATAGTTATGCCATTGCCGGAGTTAAGAAGGTGGTCTTTCTACACCCTGAAGCACTACAAAGATCAGTATAATTGTGACCCCCAATCTGATCTGAGTCTTAGTGAGTACAACATACACCTAGCCATCGTTTGATATGTTTGACATATATATTCATTGACAATATGTGAAGTTCTTGTAACTGGTGATAAATCTTAATGTCATTATGTCTAATATTGTTATTAATGTGTGCTCTCGCTTTGTAGGATGTATTGTAGGTGATGAAGTAGATGGTGTTCCTGGTATCCAACATGTGGTCCCTAGTTTTGGTCGAAAGACTGCTGTAAAACTTATTAAGAAGCATGGATCATTGGAAAATTTATTAGGTGCAGCTGCAATAAGGACTGTGGGCAAACC harbors:
- the LOC107624232 gene encoding uncharacterized protein LOC107624232; the protein is MVTTTMLSVPNMRTLETRLGAGSYLAQPCFWCSCNFNPTVSLSVVSCKIQKPATGLTTKKTKLNSSDSLNQTVGGHNKEKKKRVFFLDVNPLCYEGSKPSLHSFLRWLSLFLSQVSLTDPVIAVVDGERGSEHRRQLLPSYKAQRTKFMRHLSSSQRLSKGYVGKSYQVISDVLRKCNVPIIKVDGHEADDVVATLAGQVLDKGFRVVIASPDKDFKQLISEDVQIVMPLPELRRWSFYTLKHYKDQYNCDPQSDLSLRCIVGDEVDGVPGIQHVVPSFGRKTAVKLIKKHGSLENLLGAAAIRTVGKPYAQDALTKYADYLRRNYQVLALKRDVNVQLLEEWLVDRNTNNDKIALSTFLKYLEGSKE